One genomic window of Octopus sinensis unplaced genomic scaffold, ASM634580v1 Contig08756, whole genome shotgun sequence includes the following:
- the LOC115227974 gene encoding 39S ribosomal protein L50, mitochondrial-like, giving the protein MLTCRVVNSQLKGLFQCRNVANFTAKTLNESVSGGSKNSKDIERANKAYFPPDNLLEIIKKITTQFGGKNRADFLEIELTNTRDKFEVYFNKKSKILNSLFKELGHVIPNNILSGITRVQHIYDFYSRAVSSRHFLDDLQLANTVPNLSIRTDYVRFDPSTDQFFGGRTAFPGRDTIARSLKFPNGGHKAKHPLYNP; this is encoded by the coding sequence atGTTGACGTGTCGTGTGGTCAATTCTCAACTTAAGGGGTTATTTCAGTGCAGAAATGTCGCTAATTTTACTGCAAAGACTCTCAATGAGTCAGTCAGTGGAGGATCCAAGAACTCAAAGGACATTGAAAGAGCAAATAAAGCTTATTTCCCTCCAGATAACTTGcttgaaattataaagaaaataaccACACAATTTGGCGGGAAAAATCGAGCTGATTTTCTCGAAATTGAATTGACTAATACTAGAGATAAATTCGaggtatattttaataaaaaatccaAGATCCTCAATTCACTCTTCAAGGAACTGGGACACGTGATTCCCAACAACATTCTTTCGGGGATAACACGTGTACAACATATTTACGATTTTTATTCCCGCGCTGTGAGCAGTAGACATTTTTTGGATGACCTGCAATTGGCCAATACTGTGCCCAACCTGTCTATTCGGACTGACTATGTTCGGTTCGATCCCTCCACTGACCAATTCTTTGGTGGTAGGACGGCCTTTCCTGGACGGGATACTATAGCTCGTAGTTTAAAATTTCCTAATGGTGGACATAAGGCTAAACATCCACTTTATAATCcgtga
- the LOC115227972 gene encoding chromodomain-helicase-DNA-binding protein Mi-2 homolog, which produces MGKSLIIKYFKDYKNENKSHINLRKRRQTSMINFIQDIYKTQILAQTQTCLQERQKNDQKLSNLFKLKNFEDDSDQSEDMYTELRPRKRRLDSDNEEMSNMEENHDYCDICMQGGEIMLCDSCPRSYHLICILPDMNNPPEGVWNCPTCVYPLPDHV; this is translated from the coding sequence ATGGGAAAATCTCTGATAATAAAGTACTTTAAAGACTACAAAAACGAGAACAAATCTCACATAAATCTCCGCAAACGTCGTCAAACAAGTATGATTAACTTTATTCAGGATATCTACAAAACTCAGATTCTGGCTCAGACTCAGACTTGCCTCCAAGAAAGGCAAAAAAACGATCAAAAGTTGTCCAATTTATTCAAACTAAAGAATTTCGAAGACGACAGCGACCAAAGCGAAGACATGTACACCGAACTACGTCCAAGGAAGCGCAGATTGGATTCCGACAACGAAGAAATGTCCAACATGGAGGAAAACCACGATTATTGTGACATTTGTATGCAAGGTGGGGAAATTATGCTGTGTGACTCCTGTCCTCGCTCTTATCACCTGATTTGCATTCTTCCTGACATGAACAATCCTCCAGAAGGGGTTTGGAATTGTCCGACATGTGTATATCCACTTCCCGACCACGTATAG
- the LOC118761119 gene encoding uncharacterized protein LOC118761119: MGNRRHGQFVYATNHLLFMDDIKLIYQSDTMEKIEPGEFEQIDKNVRRILMESHIHMRPANKEKLYLPRNKLGRGLECVSNKSERMLFQFYHDLKHKADYCLRREGILRVVNSKKTHMATIVEFISRKYNIENINELTITKLVEIQHEYLIRQIETKPLHSILFQFVEIRVDTTITDTAVSNGKPDIFVHDKVRNTITLIEVGITSQNYLKQAEVEKFHKYNLLANELGAIHRAKVKIIPVVLTWDEIVSRFFKSHLNSIAVEDRVKAYIQTLVLRKTLESMQVETRHGISVPEEEQAVIECQPKDSSE; encoded by the exons ATGGGGAATCGGAGACATGGTCAGTTTGTTTATGCAACAAATCACCTTCTATTTATGGATGATATTAAATTGATCTATCAAAGTGATACAATGGAAAAAATCGAGCCAGGAGAATTTGAACAAATTGACAAAAATGTCCGCAGAATTCTTATGGAGAGCCATATTCACATGCGACCggcaaacaaagaaaaactatatTTACCAAGAAATAAACTTGGAAGAGGTCTCGAGTGTGTCAGTAACAAATCTGAACGAATGCTATTCCAATTTTATCATGACTTGAAGCATAAAGCCGATTACTGCCTAAGAAGAGAGGGAATTCTACGGGTCGTTAATTCAAAGAAAACTCATATGGCCACTATCGTAGAATTCATATCCCGAAAGTACAATATCGAAAATATAAATGAACTGACAATAACGAAATTGGTGGAAATTCAACATGAATATCTAATTAGGCAGATTGAAACTAAGCCACTGCATTCTATTCTTTTCCAGT TTGTGGAAATTCGAGTGGACACAACTATTACGGATACGGCTGTTTCAAACGGTAAACCAGATATTTTTGTCCATGACAAGGTGAGGAATACAATTACACTCATTGAAGTTGGGATTACCTCACAAAATTACCTAAAGCAAGCTGAAGTGGAAAAGTTCCACAAATATAACCTTTTGGCAAATGAATTAGGGGCGATTCATCGGGCTAAAGTGAAGATAATCCCTGTTGTACTTACTTGGGATGAAATTGTCTCAAGATTCTTCAAAAGTCATTTAAATTCTATCGCAGTGGAAGACAGAGTGAAGGCATATATCCAAACACTCGTTTTAAGAAAAACATTGGAGAGTATGCAGGTAGAGACAAGACATGGAATATCGGTTCCCGAAGAAGAGCAAGCAGTGATTGAGTGTCAACCGAAGGATTCTTCTGAATAG